A DNA window from Heterodontus francisci isolate sHetFra1 chromosome 49, sHetFra1.hap1, whole genome shotgun sequence contains the following coding sequences:
- the LOC137358259 gene encoding probable G-protein coupled receptor 139, protein MQRDCLYQERTDYFTKKMIATFYSILKIYYLILGIIGAPVNLLAIVILSRGRCGLSTCTTHYLVAMATTDLLVIITEVILFRIHFYYFPEVIIYITPVCNVIIVLIRAATDCSVWFTVTFTFDRFVAICCQKLKTKYCTEKTAVVVLATTGILLCLQNVPFYFACEPAEKISKVPWFCSAKPSSYTDPVWVGFGVFDKFLNPLLPIALILLLNALTVRHILVANRVRKGLRGHNKGENCSDPEMESRRRSVILLFTISGSFILLWLVFVIEFLYYTISGRNHRDYTDSEYIFRQVGLMMMNLSCCTNTFIYGATQSKFREQVKSAEQTIQVPQIVVDELGCNHSIFCLLGILRWLR, encoded by the exons ATGCAGCGGGATTGCCTGTACCAAGAACGAACGGATTACTTCACGAAGAAAATGATTGCAACATTTTATAGTATCTTGAAAATATATTACTTGATCCTTGGCATCATTGGTGCTCCCG ttaatttattggcgattgtgatcctgtcccggggaagatGCGGCCTCTCCACGTGcaccactcactacctggtggccatggcaacaacggatctactggtcattatcactgaggtcatactgttcagGATCCATTTTTATTATTTCCCAGAAGTTATAATTTACATCACGCCTGTATGTAATGTTATCATTGTTCTGATTCGCGcagccacagattgttctgtctggttcaccgtcactttcacgtttgatcgatttgtggccatttgttgtcagaagctgaaaacaaaatattgcactgagaaaactgcagttgTTGTTCTAGCAACAACCGGCATTCTGCTCTGCTTACAAAACGTCCCATTTTACTTTGCTTGTGAACCTGCAGAGAAAATCAGCAAAGTACCATGGTTCTGTTCTGCAAAGCCAAGCTCTTATACAGATCCCGTATGGGTGGGGTTTGGCGTGTTTGATAAGTTTTTAAACCCATTGCTcccaatcgctttaattctgttgctcaatgctctaactgtcagacacattttggtgGCCAATCGAGTTCGCAAGGGGTTGAGGGGTCATAAcaagggagagaattgcagtgacccagagatggagagcagaaggaggtctgtgatcttactcttcaccatatctggcagcttcatacttctgtggttggtatttgttatagaattcttatattatacCATATCAGGAAGGAATCACAGGGATTACACTGATTCCGAATACATATTTCGACAAGTCGGATTGATGatgatgaatttaagttgctgcacaaacacatttatttatggggcgactcagtccaagttcagagagcaggtcaagagtgcg GAGCAGACAATCCAGGTTCCACAAATTGTGGTTGATGAACTAGGCTGCAACCATTCCATTTTCTGTCTTTTGGGGATTTTGCGCTGGTTAAGATAA